CCTCAATTAACACCGGTAATTTTGTTGGCGCAATCATTGCAATGGTCTCTTTAATTTTTCGCATCGCATTAGATGTACCCTTAATATCAGAAAAACTATGAAACGAATTTTGATATTGTTTCATGTTGGACTCGATTTGATCCATTGATTTTTTGACATGAGAGCTTAGTTTCTTCCAATCATTTAAATCACGAAACATTACACTTCCAAAAGCACCTACAATTTCTCCATCGATGACGATCGGTACTCGGTTTGGAAGCATATAAGTTCCTTTAATATAATGGGGAGCCGCAATATCTGGAGTTCCTTTCTCCATAACAAGATGCATTTCGGTATTTTCGATAACATCTGATACATGTTTTCCAATTGCTTCTTCACGGTTTACTTCAAGAAAATCACAGTATTCTTGATTGATATAGACAATGTTTGCATCACGGTCAACGACCACAAACCATTTAAAAGAAGTTTCTAATATTTGTTCAAGGAAAGGAGTAGGTATGTTTTTAATCAAATTTTTCATTTTACCACCTCTTTTATTAACTTTTAAAACAAATTATCCTGTTAATAGTTTATGAGAGATGGGATAGATTCAATACGTAATATTAATATAAAGGTAGTAGAGAGTTGAAAAATCGAATGGAGAGACTGATTTTTGTTTTTTTGCAAAGTATCAACTTGTAATATAGGTGGGCTAAAAGCGAAAGTAAATACCGAACAAGTAGGAAGAAAAATAAATATTTACGCCTATTATTTAGTAGAAAGTGTGCACCTATCTCTTCACGTTCGATGTAAAGGGGAGCCTGCATCGGAAACGAAAATTACTATATTCAAAAAGAACAATCCAAAAATTGGATTGTTCTTTTTACTTTATGTCCTTGGTTCTTCTAAACGAACTAAAATATTTTATTCTGCATGCATTAATGATGGCGCTTTTTTGCGAGTCCAAACATATGCTAGAGCAAAACATGCAAGTAAGATAATTGAACCTAAAATGAATGGGGAAGACATTCTCCAATCAAGAAGCATTCCAGCTAAAGCTGGCCCAATCATATTACCTAAACTCATATAGGCGTTATTCATACCAGCAGCAAAACCTTGCTCCTGACCAGCAAATTTAGAGATTAATGTATTTACAGCAGGACGAATGAAGACTGTTGCAATTTGGAACAAGGTTGCTACTGTTAAAATTACAAAGAATCCATTTACATAAATCATCAATACCATCGTTATGGCAGCTGCACATAAGTTAATTAAGATAACCTTCATTTCGCCATAGCGTTTAAATAAATGGTCGATAATAAACATTTGAAGAATAACCCCAACAAATCCACCCGTTGTAATAACAATTGCAATCTCTGTTGGAGAATAATCAAACTTATAAGTTAAAAACATAGACAATGTAGATTGGAAATTAGCAATACCAAAACTAAATGTGAAAACAACAATTAGTAGTACAAAATAAGGTGTACTTATAGAACGTGCTAACTGTTTAATTAAATTATCACGTTTTCCTAATGGAGCCGCTCCATTTTGAGCCTGAGGTTTAATATTCGGTAATATGATTAAAGATAATATTGCAGCTGAAAGGGCAACAATACCTGATGCATAGAAAGGAAAGTGAAGATTTACAGTTGCTAAAAATCCACCTACACCAGGTCCAATCATAAATCCAAGTGATATGGCAGCACCTAATAGCCCCATACCTTTTCCGCGTTCCTCAGGCGTTGTAATATCGGCAACATAGGCCATAATTGGAGGCATTATAAATGCAGCACCTAATCCAGTTAAGAAACGTGCTAAGAATAAAATCCAAACCTCTGTTGCTAGACCGAAGAGAATTTGTGAAATACCGTACACGACTAGGCCAGCTATAATAAAAGCCTTTCTTCCATATCTGTCTGATAAATCACCTGCAACAGGGGAAAATAGAAATTGAGCAAATGCAAAAAATGCTATTAAAAAACCAAGAACCTGGCCCCCAACACCAAACAGTTCAAGATATGAAGGGATAACTGGAATAATAATCCCAATGCCACCCATTGTAATAAACATGTTAACCATTAAGATTACGATGACTACTTTTTTCATTTTCTGAGTCATTGATGTCCACCTTTCTTTCTAAAAGAGCATCCCCATAATTTTACAAAGAAATCCGCATTGTATAGCTTATCATATTGTTAATGGATACACTAGATTTTTGTTGTAAACAAAAACAATATCCACCCAAAGTCTGAGTGGATAAGTTTTATCAAAAGTAAAGCACTTTTTATCGTATTGACATTTTAAATTCTAAAAAATATTCATTATATTTACCGAGCCATTCGAGGCCAAGGTTTTCATATACTTCTAACTTCTCACGTAATTCTTCATTTGGATAGAATCGTTCATCTTCTATGACCTCTGGATCCATTAATTCCATTGCAGCTGCATTAGGAGTGGAATACCCAACATAATCATTGTTTTGTGCTGACACCTCAGCGTCTAACATAAAGTTAATAAATGCATGTGCTCCATCCACATTAGCTGCCGTTTTTGGAATAACGAAATTATCGAACCAAAGATTTGAGCCTTCCTGTGGTACTGCAAAATCTAACTCTTCATTTTCCCACATCATATCTGCTGCTTGGCCTGACCATGTTAAAGCAACAGTGGCTTCGTTATTTATCATTAATGGTGTAATTTCGTCACCGATAATCGCTTTAATATTAGGTGATAAAGTAATTAATTTATCAGTTGCTTTCCGTAGAAGATTATCATCTTTTGCATTTAAGGATTCACCTAATGAGTTTAATCCCATTCCTATTACTTCACGGGCACCATCAACTAAAAATACTTTGTCTTTAAGTGAAGGGTCCCATAAATCTTCCCAAGATTCAAAAGTTAAATGATCCTCTACTAATGACGGATTATAAACGATTCCAACTGTTCCCCAAAAATAAGGGATTGTATATTTGTTCCCAGGATCAAAAGCTAAATCTAAAAAATAGGGGTCAATATTTTTCATATTTGGCAATTTTGAATGATCTAAAGGAATTAATAAATCCTCTTCGATCATCATCTCAACCATATATTCTGAAGGGACAGCTACATCATATGCAGATCCACCTTGTTGTACTTTTGTCATCATCGCTTCGTTTGAATCAAAAGTTTCATAGATTACTTTTATTCCTGTTTCTTCAGTAAATTGATCAATAAGCTCAGGGTCTATATATTCCCCCCAGTTATAAACGGTAATAGTATTACTACTACCTTGGTTGCCACCAGCCTCTAACTGGTTTGCTGCAAAAAGTAGGATAGTGCAAACAATAATAATCGCTAGTGCTGATTGTATTAATGATTTCATTGCTGTACCTCCACACTACGACTAGATTTAGAACGTTTCGTTACAAAGTAATAACCAATCACAATTAGAACAGTGGCAATAAAGATAATGCCTGAAATTGCGTTGATAGTTAGTGTGATGCCGGTACGAGCCATCGAGTAAATTTCGATTGAAAGGGTTGAGAAACCATTACCTGTTACAAAAAACGTAACCGCAAAATCATCTAAAGAATAAGTTAATGCCATGAAAAATCCTGCAAAGATCCCCGGTTTAATATATGGCAGTATTACACGAGTCATTACATCGCGCTTTGTTGCACCTAAATCTTGTGCAGCATCAATCAATGAAGTGTTCATTTCTAATAATTTAGGCAATACCATAAGAACTACGATTGGAACACTAAAGGCGATATGAGATATAAGCACAGAGGTAAAGCCGAGCTGAACTCCAATCATTGTAAAGAGGATCAGGAAGCTAGCTCCGATTACAACATCAGGACTCACGATTAAAACATTATTTAATGAAAGGAAGGTGCTTCGCATTTTTTTATTTTTTAAAGACACAATACCGATAGCTCCAAAGGTACCTAAAATTGTGGCAATTAATCCTGAAAGCAATGCAACTAAAACCGTATTGATTAATATGACTATTAATCTAGAATCTTCAAAGACTGCTTGATAATGTTCAAGTGTAAATGATTCAAAATCACTCATTGTGCCACCACTATTAAATGAATAGAAAATCAAATAGAAGATCGGCGCATAAAGAATGATGAATACAATAGCCAAATATAGTTTCGATAAAGGAGATAATTTTCTCATTTATACGCTGCCTCCTTTTGATTTCTGACTTGTAAATAGCATAATGATTACCATAAATAAGATTAAGAATACGGCGATTGTAGCCCCCATACCCCAGTTTTGTGCTACTAAAAATTGCTGCTCAATCGCTGTACCTAAAGTAATTACTTGGTTACCTGCGATTAAGCGAGTAATCATGAATAGAGATAATGCAGGGATAAAAGTTACTTGAATACCTGATTTCACTCCTTCAATAGTTAAAGGAAATACAACACGACGGAATGTTGTAAATTTAGATGCCCCTAAATCACGTGCAGCATAGACTAGTGTTGGATTTAGTTTATCTAGCGAGTTAAAAATAGGAATTATCATAAATGGTATAAAAATATAAACAGAAACAAAGATAAAGCTAAAATCAGTAAATAATATTTGTGTTGGCTCTAACCCAAAAATACTTGTGAAGGCATTGATTGGTCCGTAAAGCCCAAAAATACCAATAAAAGCATAAGTTTTTAATAATAAATTAATCCATGATGGAATAATAATAAACATTAACCATAAATGCTTGTGTTTCGTTTTCGTTAACAGGTATGCAGTGGGATAAGAAATTAAAAGGGTAAACAGTGTAATTAAGAACGCATACCAAAAACTAGTCAATGTCATTGATAAGTAAGCAGGTGAAAAGAAATTCATATAGTTGGATAAAGTGAAATTACCTTCAAGGTCTAATAGGGAATAATAGACTACTAAAATTATAGGTGCAATGACAAATAGAGCGATCCAGATAACATAAGGAAATAATGAACCCTTCGATGCTTTAGTCATTGGCTTCTTCTCCATAAGACTCTAAACGTTTATCAAATTCTTCTTCAGTTTCGTTTAATCTCATGACATGAATTGCTTCTGGATCAAAGTCTAATCCTATTTCTTCACCAACATCTGCTTTTTTCAATGAATGAACAAGCCATTCATTACCATCCTTATCATATGTAGATAACTCGTAATGAACACCTCGGAATAGTTGTGTATCAACTTTTACAACTAGTTTACCTTTTTCAACTGTTGTAATTTCTAAATCTTCAGGTCGAATAACAATATCAACTTTTTCATTAGATTTCATTCCTTTATCCACACATTCGAAAACTTTACCATTGAATTGCACTTTATAGTCTTCGATCATAATACCTGTTACGATATTTGATTCACCAATGAAATCTGCAACGAAGCGGTTAATTGGTTCATCGTAAATATCAACAGGTGTACCTGATTGCATAATTTCACCGGCATTTAATACAAAAATTTCATCTGACATTGCTAGTGCTTCTTCTTGATCATGGGTAACAAAAACAAAGGTTTTACCTAAACGTTGCTGTAATTCACGAAGTTCATATTGCATTTCTGAGCGTAATTTTAAGTCAAGAGCAGAAAGTGGTTCATCCAATAAAATAACTTCAGGATCATTTACGATAGCGCGAGCAATTGCAACCCGTTGGCGTTGACCACCTGACATCTCTGAAATTTCACGATTTGCAAAACCAGCTAAATTCACAAACTTTAATGCTTCTAAAACTCGTTCTTTTATTTCATTTTCTTTTAATTTTTTTACACGTAGTCCGAATGCGACATTTTCAAATACATTTAGATGAGGGAAAAGGGCATAGTCTTGAAAGACTGTGTTTACTTGACGCATATTTGCTGGTACATTATTAATTTTTTTATCATTAAAATAAATGTTACCACGAGAAGGTTCAGCAAACCCTGCAATAATACGTAAAATCGTTGTTTTACCACACCCAGATGGACCTAATAACGTATAAAACTTACCTTTTTCAAGCTCAAAATTAATATCCTTTAAAACAACCTCGTCATCATAGGATTTTGATACGTTCTCAAAACGAATAATTGTATTACTCAACTCTCTCGCGCCTCCTTAAATTACAAATAAGATTCTGTTGCTACTAGGAGCAACTCCGTTTTACCATTATGGGCATTAAATACTTGATGATTACTAGATGCTTCATAATAGATTGCATTTCCTTCACTTGCGATATATTCTTCTTCTCCAATTACTACACGAATTCTACCTTTTAAAACATAGATAAACGTTTCAGCTAAAGAAGGCTCGAACAATTTATACTCACCGTTTTTTTCGAGAGTTAAATAGACGGGTTCCATTTCTTTTTCATTTGAAGTAGGAATAAGCCATTTTATCTCATACTTTTTTTCTTCATCATAATAAGAGGTTTGATCATCTTCAGTGTAGACAATTTTTTCTTCTACATTAGGATCATCGAAGAAATCTCTTGGAGTAGTACCTAACACCTCTAGAATGGAAAAGAGTGTATCAATTGATGGAGAATTTAAATCTCTTTCAAGCTGTGAAATATATCCTTTAGTTAAGTCTGTTCTTTCACCAAGTTCTTCTTGTGTGAGTCCTTTTTTTAAACGTAAGGACTTAATTTTTCTACCAATTTGCATTATTTTTTTGCTCCTTCGGTTTAGTCCTCATAAACTTTTAGTATGAAAGTTTACAAATATAAAACCTAAAGTTTACAATAACGATATCAATTATACATACATTTTTATAATTTTCAAGTTGTATTGAAGAAAATATTTCATAAAAACTGTATAAATTGTAAATATACTGACATACTGTTTTTTGAGAACTTTTTGTCTTTTTATAAAAGTTATTTTTTGATAAAATGACCAAATTATTGAAAAATAATATGTCGTTTGTTATCGTAAATTTGGGAAACATCCATTATGGATGGGATAATAGAATTGATATTGGAGGGATTTATATGGCAGAACGAATGGTTGGAAAACAAGCTCCAGCATTTGAAATGGAAGCAGTATTGCCTGACAAATCTTTTGGCAAAGTATCTTTAGAAGAAAATATGAAAAATGACAAATGGACAGTATTATTCTTTTACCCAATGGACTTTACTTTTGTATGTCCTACTGAAATTACTGCAATGAGTGATAGAAATGATGAATTTGAAGATCTTGATGCACAAATCATCGGTGTTTCTACAGATACAGTTCACACTCATTTAGCTTGGATTAACACAGATCGCACACAAAATGGTCTTGGTCAATTAAATTATCCTTTAGCAGCAGACACAAACCATAAAGTGGCGAGAGATTTTGGTGTGTTAATAGAGGATGAAGGGATAGCGCTTCGTGGTTTATTCATTATTAATCCTGAGGGAGAGCTGCAATACCAAGTTGTTCACCACAATAATATTGGCCGAGATGTTGATGAAGTATTACGCGTACTTCAAGCACTTCAAACTGGTGGACTGTGCCCTGCAAACTGGCGTCCAGGTCAAGCAACTCTTTAAGAACCAATTTGTAGATTATTGAATTTAATAAAGTGTATCCCCACGAACTCGGTGGGGATTTTTACTTATACTTATACACTGAGGAGGATTTTTGAGATGAAATTACGTTCACCAATGCCTGAATTAGATAGTGCAACAACATGGCTAAATGGAGCAGTAACACGTGACGAATTAGTAGGTGAGAAGCCTACCCTTATTCACTTTTGGTCTATTAGCTGTCATTTATGTAAGGAAGCGATGTCAGAGGTTAATAGATTCAGAGACAATTATAAAGATGAATTAAATGTTGTAGCAGTTCATATGCCACGTTCAGAGAAAGATACAAATTTAGATAAAATTAAAGAAGTAGCTGAACAATTTGATATTCATCAGCCGATTTTTGTCGATAATGAAATGAAATTAACAGACGCTTTTGAAAATCAGTATGTTCCTGCTTACTATGTTTTTGATAAGTCGGGTGTTTTACGTCATTTTCAAGCTGGTGGTAGCGGAATGAAAATGCTAGAAAAACGTGTTAATCGAGTTTTAGATGAAATGCGAAATGAACAACAATAAAATTTGACGCAATGGTTTTGAACCATTGCGTTCTTTTTTAAGAATGATTAGCCAACCAATAAATTTCATTATATTCGAAATTTTTATAAAATTATTTACTGATCTAACTATTCTTTCTTTATAATTAACTTATTAATGAAAGGGGTTGTTGGAAATGCAAGAGTTAAAAGATAACTGGGATCCTAAATTATATGATCAAAGTCATTCATTTGTTTCAAAGCTTGGTGGCGAATTGATTGATTTATTAATGCCAGCTAAGGGGGAAAAAATTCTAGATTTAGGCTGTGGGACTGGGGATTTAACGAATAGTCTTAATGAGCTCGGTGTTAATGTAATCGGTGTTGATAAATCGAAAAATATGATTGAACATGCTACAGCTAAATATCCTAATATACTTTTTGAAGAGCAGGATGCTACGAATTTGAAATATATGAATGAGTTTGATGCTGTTTTTTCAAATGCGACACTTCATTGGGTAAAACCTCCTTTAGATGCTTTGCACTGTATTTACCAATCTTTAAAGGTGGGCGGTAGATTTGTTGCAGAATTTGGAGGGAAAGGAAATGTTCAGACAATTATTAATGAAATTATTAATCAAATAAAGGATGAGGGAGTAGGAATTTCCAATGAAAATAATCCATGGTTTTATCCTAGTATTGGTGAATATACATCGATGATGGAAAATGTAGGGTTTCATGTAGTTTTTGCACAACATTTCGAAAGACCAACCATTTTAGAAGGTGAGGATGGGATGGAAAATTGGATTACGATGTTTGGAAGTCAGTTATTGAATCGTATAGATGAATCCAAAAAGAAAACAATTATAAAAAAGGTTGAAAATAGATTAAAGAATAAATTATATCAAGGTGATACATGGATAGCCGATTATAAAAGAATACGTGTAATGGGGATAAAAGAATCCCTTTAATTGTTTTTACAAAAGGTTTGCACTAAGATAAAATGATTACATCTATGTAAAGTGCGGAGGATTTAGATGAAAAAAGAGTTTGTAGTAATTGGTTTAGGACGTTTTGGTGGTAGCATTGTTTCTGAATTAGTTCGTTTAGGTGCAGATGTAATGGCAATTGATTCTCATTCAGAACGTGTTGATGAATATGCAAAAATAGCAACTCAAGCGATTATAGCGGATTCTACGGATGAGGAAGTAATCAAGTCTCTAGGAATTAGAAACTTTGAACATGTTATTGTAGCAATTGGTGAAAATATTCAAGCGAGTATATTAACAACCTTAATATTAAAAGAACTTGGTGTTAAACAAGTGACGGTTAAAGCACAAAATGACTATCATGCAAAGGTATTAAAGAGAATTGGTGCAGACCATATTATTCACCCTGAACGTGATATGGCAATTCGAATTGCAAATAATATTATGTCAAATAATGTTTTGGATTATCTGGAGCTATCAGATGAGCATTCGATTATGGAAATTAAAGCAAGCGAGCGAATCGCTGGTTTTTCTATTAAGGATTTAGATATCCGTGCTAATTATGGTATTAACATTGTGGGCATTAAAAGAGATGAGACGATATTAATTTCACCAAATGCGGAGGAAAAAATCCTTTTAGGGGATGTTTTACTCGTTATTGGAGCAGATGTTGATATTAATCGCTTTGTTAAGAAGACTATGGGTTAATAAAAAAAGTAGTATTCAAATTTTGAATACTACTTTTTCTTATGAACAACTATCTTATACTTCCATAATGATTGGTAAAATCATTGGACGGCGTTTTGTCTTTTCAAATAAGTATGGACCTAAAACATCGGTAATTTCATTTTTAAGTTCAGTCCATTGTGTGGATCTTTCTTGAATCATTTCATTTAAGTGACTATTTAACATTTTTTGTGCTTCACTTATTAACGTACCTGATTCACGCATATATACGAAACCACGGGAAATGATATCTGGTCCAGCGACGATTTTTTGCTTTTTCATATCAACGCTTACAACGACAATGACTAAGCCTTCTTCTGATAATATTCTTCTGTCTCTTAAAACAATATTACCAATATCGCCGATACCACTACCATCAATATATACATCTCCAGATGGTATACGCCCAGCAACGTGCGCTTCGTTTGAGCTAAGTGCCAGTACATCTCCGTTTTCCATCACAAATGTATTTTCTTGTGGTACGTCACAATCAACGGCTAAGTTTGTATGCATTTTCAGCATGCGATACTCACCGTGTATTGGCATGAAAAACTTAGGTTTTATTAGACGGAGCATCAGCTTTTGTTCCTCTTGAGATCCATGTCCTGAAGTATGGATATTATTTAAGGAACCATGGATGACTTCAGCACCTGCACGGAACAATAAGTTAATAATTTTATTTACGCTCATTGTATTACCTGGAATAGGAGATGATGAGAATACAACTGTATCACCAGGCTGAATTTGAATTTGTCTATGCGTACCGTTAGCAATTCGTGATAATGCAGCCATTGGTTCACCTTGAGACCCTGTACATAAAATCATTACTTCATTTGCTGGCAAACGATTAATAACAGATGCATCAACAAAAGTTTCTTTTGGTGCCGTTATATATCCAAGTTCTCTGCCTATTGTAATTGCATTATCCATCGAGCGTCCGAATACTGCAATTTTACGTCCGTGTTGTGCCGCTGCATCTGTAACCTGCTGCAAACGATGAATGTTAGATGCAAAGGTTGCAAAGATGATGCGGCCTTCTACTTTTCGTAATATATCGTGAATACTTTCGCCAACTTTTCGTTCAGACATCGTGAAGTTAGGGACTTCAGCATTCGTACTATCTGACAATAGGCATAATACTCCATCACGTCCGATTTCAGCCATTCTAGTCAAGTTTGCAGGTTGTCCAACTGGAGTAAAATCAAATTTGAAATCACCTGTGTGAACAATATTTCCAGGTGGTGTTTTTACAACAATGCCAAATGCATCTGGAATACTGTGAGTTGTTCTAAAGAAGCTAACAGATGTTTTACGGAATTTAATGACATCATCCTCCGTAATTTCAATCAGCTTCGTTGTACGAAGAAGACCATGTTCATCTAATTTATTTCTTAATAATCCAAGTGCAAGTTTACCACCATATACAGGAATGTTTACTTGACGTAATAAATAAGGAATTCCGCCGATATGATCTTCGTGACCGTGAGTGATAAATAAACCTTTTATTTTATCTGCATTACGTACTAAATACGTATAATCAGGAATTACGTAATCAATACCTAATAAATCATCCTCGGGGAATTTAATACCTGCATCAATTACAATGATTTCATCTTGAAATTGTACAGCGTATGTGTTTTTACCGATTTCGCCCAGTCCGCCGAGCGCGAAAACGGCTGCTTGATCATTTTTTACAAATTTCATATTTATTAAGCGTTCTCCAATCGGAAGTTCGGGCTATTTTTTTCATATTCAAGATAATTGCCCTCTAATAATTGAATATATTCGATATTGTAGTTTCGGTCTTTTAAATATTGACGAACTTCACGCTCAGAAGACGCTTCTAAATAAAGACTGTTTGTGTTTTCGCGAACTGGTACCTCGTGTGCATTTTGTTGATAATAAACTTTGTAAATCATTTTCTCTCTCCTTTAATACGAACATTTTTGCATCTTTACTATTTATTTTCCACAAATTGTGAGTTTATTCAAAAACAATTAAATACGTGAAAGGTTTTGTGTCCAACATTTACTATCACAATTGTGGTCATCTTAATGGATGATAAACTTTGTTTAGTACATCTTAATAACAAATTCCGTTAGTTTATTAATATAAGTAAATCATAAATGTTGGGAATTCATCTAAACAAAGTTAAAAATAAAATGCATTTCCTTTATATTATCATGTGACTGATTTAAAATAAAGAAAAGGGCGGTGTCTTTAAAAACCTTTTTTCTGATGAACCAAAGGGGACATTATAGAACAAAAGCTATTTTATAAATGAAGCTTCCTTTATAAAATGTTAATTTAAAAAAGACTGCTCAGAAAATCTGAACAGTCGTTAAGCAATAGATTTTTTTCCGAGGATGCCATTTAATCGTTTCAAAATTCTTTTTTTGAGTCGTTTTAACATGGCACATCACTCCCTACATAAATTATATTGGAGGCTACTATATATGTAAAGTGTTTTTCGTTTACATATAACTATACATGGAAAGGATTAGATGATGACGAAAATATTGTTTTTTGATATTGATGGAACTCTTTATA
Above is a genomic segment from Lysinibacillus sp. PLM2 containing:
- a CDS encoding spermidine/putrescine ABC transporter substrate-binding protein, which encodes MKSLIQSALAIIIVCTILLFAANQLEAGGNQGSSNTITVYNWGEYIDPELIDQFTEETGIKVIYETFDSNEAMMTKVQQGGSAYDVAVPSEYMVEMMIEEDLLIPLDHSKLPNMKNIDPYFLDLAFDPGNKYTIPYFWGTVGIVYNPSLVEDHLTFESWEDLWDPSLKDKVFLVDGAREVIGMGLNSLGESLNAKDDNLLRKATDKLITLSPNIKAIIGDEITPLMINNEATVALTWSGQAADMMWENEELDFAVPQEGSNLWFDNFVIPKTAANVDGAHAFINFMLDAEVSAQNNDYVGYSTPNAAAMELMDPEVIEDERFYPNEELREKLEVYENLGLEWLGKYNEYFLEFKMSIR
- the ykuV gene encoding thiol-disulfide oxidoreductase YkuV; protein product: MKLRSPMPELDSATTWLNGAVTRDELVGEKPTLIHFWSISCHLCKEAMSEVNRFRDNYKDELNVVAVHMPRSEKDTNLDKIKEVAEQFDIHQPIFVDNEMKLTDAFENQYVPAYYVFDKSGVLRHFQAGGSGMKMLEKRVNRVLDEMRNEQQ
- the potC gene encoding spermidine/putrescine ABC transporter permease, whose translation is MRKLSPLSKLYLAIVFIILYAPIFYLIFYSFNSGGTMSDFESFTLEHYQAVFEDSRLIVILINTVLVALLSGLIATILGTFGAIGIVSLKNKKMRSTFLSLNNVLIVSPDVVIGASFLILFTMIGVQLGFTSVLISHIAFSVPIVVLMVLPKLLEMNTSLIDAAQDLGATKRDVMTRVILPYIKPGIFAGFFMALTYSLDDFAVTFFVTGNGFSTLSIEIYSMARTGITLTINAISGIIFIATVLIVIGYYFVTKRSKSSRSVEVQQ
- the potA gene encoding spermidine/putrescine import ATP-binding protein PotA; protein product: MSNTIIRFENVSKSYDDEVVLKDINFELEKGKFYTLLGPSGCGKTTILRIIAGFAEPSRGNIYFNDKKINNVPANMRQVNTVFQDYALFPHLNVFENVAFGLRVKKLKENEIKERVLEALKFVNLAGFANREISEMSGGQRQRVAIARAIVNDPEVILLDEPLSALDLKLRSEMQYELRELQQRLGKTFVFVTHDQEEALAMSDEIFVLNAGEIMQSGTPVDIYDEPINRFVADFIGESNIVTGIMIEDYKVQFNGKVFECVDKGMKSNEKVDIVIRPEDLEITTVEKGKLVVKVDTQLFRGVHYELSTYDKDGNEWLVHSLKKADVGEEIGLDFDPEAIHVMRLNETEEEFDKRLESYGEEAND
- the blT gene encoding tetracycline resistance MFS efflux pump; this encodes MTQKMKKVVIVILMVNMFITMGGIGIIIPVIPSYLELFGVGGQVLGFLIAFFAFAQFLFSPVAGDLSDRYGRKAFIIAGLVVYGISQILFGLATEVWILFLARFLTGLGAAFIMPPIMAYVADITTPEERGKGMGLLGAAISLGFMIGPGVGGFLATVNLHFPFYASGIVALSAAILSLIILPNIKPQAQNGAAPLGKRDNLIKQLARSISTPYFVLLIVVFTFSFGIANFQSTLSMFLTYKFDYSPTEIAIVITTGGFVGVILQMFIIDHLFKRYGEMKVILINLCAAAITMVLMIYVNGFFVILTVATLFQIATVFIRPAVNTLISKFAGQEQGFAAGMNNAYMSLGNMIGPALAGMLLDWRMSSPFILGSIILLACFALAYVWTRKKAPSLMHAE
- the ykuU gene encoding thioredoxin-like protein YkuU, with product MAERMVGKQAPAFEMEAVLPDKSFGKVSLEENMKNDKWTVLFFYPMDFTFVCPTEITAMSDRNDEFEDLDAQIIGVSTDTVHTHLAWINTDRTQNGLGQLNYPLAADTNHKVARDFGVLIEDEGIALRGLFIINPEGELQYQVVHHNNIGRDVDEVLRVLQALQTGGLCPANWRPGQATL
- the ktrC gene encoding ktr system potassium uptake protein C, whose protein sequence is MKKEFVVIGLGRFGGSIVSELVRLGADVMAIDSHSERVDEYAKIATQAIIADSTDEEVIKSLGIRNFEHVIVAIGENIQASILTTLILKELGVKQVTVKAQNDYHAKVLKRIGADHIIHPERDMAIRIANNIMSNNVLDYLELSDEHSIMEIKASERIAGFSIKDLDIRANYGINIVGIKRDETILISPNAEEKILLGDVLLVIGADVDINRFVKKTMG
- a CDS encoding spermidine/putrescine ABC transporter permease; its protein translation is MTKASKGSLFPYVIWIALFVIAPIILVVYYSLLDLEGNFTLSNYMNFFSPAYLSMTLTSFWYAFLITLFTLLISYPTAYLLTKTKHKHLWLMFIIIPSWINLLLKTYAFIGIFGLYGPINAFTSIFGLEPTQILFTDFSFIFVSVYIFIPFMIIPIFNSLDKLNPTLVYAARDLGASKFTTFRRVVFPLTIEGVKSGIQVTFIPALSLFMITRLIAGNQVITLGTAIEQQFLVAQNWGMGATIAVFLILFMVIIMLFTSQKSKGGSV
- a CDS encoding Cro/Cl family transcriptional regulator, producing the protein MQIGRKIKSLRLKKGLTQEELGERTDLTKGYISQLERDLNSPSIDTLFSILEVLGTTPRDFFDDPNVEEKIVYTEDDQTSYYDEEKKYEIKWLIPTSNEKEMEPVYLTLEKNGEYKLFEPSLAETFIYVLKGRIRVVIGEEEYIASEGNAIYYEASSNHQVFNAHNGKTELLLVATESYL
- a CDS encoding SAM-dependent methyltransferase; translation: MQELKDNWDPKLYDQSHSFVSKLGGELIDLLMPAKGEKILDLGCGTGDLTNSLNELGVNVIGVDKSKNMIEHATAKYPNILFEEQDATNLKYMNEFDAVFSNATLHWVKPPLDALHCIYQSLKVGGRFVAEFGGKGNVQTIINEIINQIKDEGVGISNENNPWFYPSIGEYTSMMENVGFHVVFAQHFERPTILEGEDGMENWITMFGSQLLNRIDESKKKTIIKKVENRLKNKLYQGDTWIADYKRIRVMGIKESL